The Pollutimonas sp. M17 sequence ATGCGCGCCCACAAGGCGGACGCCAGGCCCGAGGTCTGGCCATTGGAGGCGGCCAGCGCCAGCGACGAGGCCACGGCTTCCGGATCACGGGGGGAAAGCAGCGCCCATTCGCGCGCGGCGCTGAGCGCCTGCGCCATGTTGCGATCGGCGATGGAAAGCTGGAAGGCGCGCTTGGCCAGCCTGGGATCGGAGGTTTCCCGCGCCAGGGCAAGCAGCGTCTGGCCCGCCACATCGTAGCGCCCGCGTGTGGCGGCGACTTCGGAAGTGAGTATCCTGTAAAGGATATCGGCGGTAAGCTTGACTGCGGGCAGTTCGCCGGCGCGTAGACGGATCTGCTCGACCTGGCCGGCGGGTTCGTCGGCCGGGGCGGAATGCGCGGGGACAGCCCACTGCGCAAGAACAGGCGCCAATACCGTAAACACCAAGGGAATCGAAAGTTTCATTCAAGAGGACCATCGCCGCTGCGCCCGGAATAAGCGTCAGATGGCAAAATTACACAGTCAGATTTAAAGATGTTATCACCCCCTCATGCCTGAACTGCCAGAAGTCGAAACGACGCGTCGCGGAATAGCGACGATTATGCCCGGCCACGTGCTCGAGCGCTTTGTGGTCCACGAGCCGCGCATGCGCTGGCCCATTCCCGCCGATCTGCCCGACAGGATCAGCGGCCGGACGGTGCTGGCCTGCGAACGCCGCGGCAAGTACCTGCTGATCAATTTCGATCATGGCACACAGATCATTCACCTGGGCATGTCCGGCTCGCTGCGGCGGACGCCGCAGAACGAGCCACGGCGCAAGCATGACCATGCCGAATGGATCTTCGGCCATGCCCGCTTCCTTCTGCACGACCCGCGCCGCTTCGGTGCCGTGCTGTGGCACGATGCCGCCGACGGCCCCATTGCCGCCCATCCGCTGCTGGCCACCCTGGGCATCGAGCCCTTCGACGAACGGTTCACGCCCGATTATCTGTACGGCAAGCTGCGGGGCAAGACGCTGTCCATCAAACAGGCGCTGCTGGCGGGGCATATCGTCGTAGGGGTGGGAAATATCTACGCCTCGGAAGCGCTGTTCCGGGCCCGCATCAACCCCCGCACACCCGCGGGCACCGTATCGCGCGCCCGCTGCGCGGCGCTGGCCGCCGCGGTCAGGCAGACGCTGAGCGAAGCACTGGAATCGGGCGGCAGCACCTTGCGCGACTACGTCAATGCCACCGGCCAGCCGGGCGCTTACTTCGAGATGCACGCGGCGGTGTACGAAAAAGCCGGACAAGCCTGCATTGAATGCTCGACCCCCATACGGCGCATCGTCCAGGGCCAGCGCGCCAGCTATTTCTGCCCAAAATGCCAGCGCCGATGAACTAAATTCGTCTATAACGAATACATTGCATATAAACAAACAATACGATATATTCTGCCCATCAACGGAGATCTACCCATGAGCAAACAGTTCGCGTCCCACGCCGACCTCGACGACAAGGTCGTTTCATTCGAAAAGCTATCCGACAACGCCTACGCCTACACGGCCGAAGGCGATCCCAATACCGGCATCATCGTCGGCGATGAATCCGTCATGGTGATCGACACCCAGGCCACGCCCGTGATGGCGCAAGACGTCATCCGCCGCGTTCGCGAAGTGACAGACAAGCCCATCAAGTACATTTTGCTGTCGCACTACCATGCCGTGCGGGTGCTGGGCGCATCGGCCTACAACGCGCAGGAAATCATCGCCAGCCGCGACACCTATGACCTCATCGTCGAGCGCGGCGAACAGGACAAGGCCAGCGAGATCGGTCGTTTCCCACGCCTGTTCCGCAACGTGGAATCCGTGCCTCCCGGCCTGACCTGGCCCACCATCACCTTCGACGGCGAAATGACGGTCAACCTGGGCAATCTGGAAGTCCAGATCTTGCAAGTGGGGCGCGGCCACACCAAGGGCGACACCATCGCCTGGCTGCCCGAGCAGCGCATCCTGTTCGCCGGCGACCTGGTCGAGTATCAGTCCACCCCTTACGCGGGCGACTGCTACTTCCGCGAATGGCCGCACACCCTGGACACGCTGGCCGAATTCAATGCCGAAAAAATGGTGCCCGGACGCGGCCCCGCCCTGAAGTCGGCCGACGAAGTGCGCAAGGGCCTGGCCGGCACGCGCGCCTTCCTGACGGACCTGTACACCTGCGTGAATACCGGCGTGGCCGAGGGCAAGGACCTGAAGGCCATCTACCGCGAAACCTACGATTTCATGAAGCCGCGCTATGCCGACTGGGTCATCTTCGACCACTGCATGCCCTTCGACGTCTCGCGCGCCTACGACGAAGCCACGGGCTACGACGATCCGCGCATCTGGACGGCGGAACGCGATATCGAAATGTGGAAGCAGCTCGAAGGCCAGTAAACAGGCCGCCACCGCACATGGACGAGGAGCAAGGGGTGGGAGACATCGACTACCAGGCCCTGGAATTCGATTATGCGCCGCGCAGCGCGCCCGACACGGCGCGGCATGCGGTTGCCGTCGTGGGCGCGGGTCCGGTCGGCCTGTCCATGGCTCTGGACCTCGCGCAGCGGGGCCTGAAGGTCGTCGTCATCGACGACGACTACCGGCTGTCCACGGGCTCGCGCGCCATCTGCTTCGCCAAGCGCACGCTGGACGTGTGGGATCGCCTGGGCGTGGGCGAACGCATGGTGCAAAAAGGCATTTCATGGAATGTCGGCCGGGTCTATTTCAAGGGCGACGAAGTCTGGCGTTTCGACTTGCTGCCCGAGCAGGGCCACCGTCGGCCGGCCTTCATCAACCTGCAGCAATACTATTGCGAAGGTTTCCTGTACGAACAGGCGGCCGGTCATCCCAATATAGAACTGCGCTGGAAGAACAAGGCCGTCGCCGTCGAACAGCGCGATGACCATGTCGCCCTTACGGTGGACACGCCCGACGGCCCCTACACGCTGGCGGCGGACTGGCTGGTGGCCTGCGACGGGGCGCGCTCACCGCTGCGGAAAATGATAGGCCAGGAAAGCCACGGGCGCGTTTTTCGCGACCGCTTCCTGATCGCCGACGTCCGCATGCAGGCCGACTTCCCCACCGAACGCTGGTTCTGGTTCGATCCGCCCTTCCATCCCGGGCAATCGGTGCTGCTGCACAGCCAGCCCGACAATGTCTGGCGCATCGACTTCCAGCTGGGCTGGGACGCCGACCCGGTGCAAGAGGTCAAGCCTGAAAACGTCATCCCCCGCATCCAGGCGCTGCTGGGCAAGGACACCCGGTTCGAGCTGGAATGGGTCAGCATCTACACCTTCGCCTGCGAACGCATGGACAGCTTCCGCCATGGACGCATCGTCTTTGCCGGCGACGCCGCGCACAGGGTATCACCCTTCGGCGCGCGCGGCGCCAACAGCGGCGTGCAGGATGCCGACAACCTGGGCTGGAAACTGGCCCTGGTCAGCCAGGGGCTGGCGCCCGAAACCCTTATCGACAGCTATGCGGCCGAACGCGAGCAGGCGGCCGACGAGAACATACTGAACTCGTCGCGCTCCACGGATTTCATCACACCCAAAAGCGAGATCAGCCTGCTGTTCAGGAACACCGTCCTGAAGCTGGCGCAGCATCACGATTTTGCGCGCAAGCTGGTCAACAGCGGCCGGCTTTCCATGCCGACGTCGTACACCGCATCCAGCCTGAATACGCCCGATACCGCCGATTTTTCCGGCGCGCCGCCGCTGGGAGGCGTGGCCCCCGACGGGCCCATCACGATAGACGGACAGCTGGACTGGTGGCTGGGACAGCTGTCGGGCCGATTCGTGCTGGCCCTGTTCTGCAATACCGGCATTCCCGACGCCGATGCCTTGCGCGAACTGGCCGGCCTGCAAGACGATCCCCTGGGCCTGAAGCTGCTGCTGGTGCTATCGCCCGCCCTGGCGCAGCGCGCCCCCGACGGATACGCCTGCGTGGTGGACAGGCAAATGACGCTGGCCCGGCGCTACGACGCCGTCCAGGGCGCCTGCTACCTGATCCGGCCCGACCAGCATATCGCCGCCCGCTGGCGCGAGGCGGATGCGCCGTCCATCCGCAACGCCTTACGGCGCGCAACGTGCTCGCCCATGGAGGCCAGGCCATGAACCGATTGAATACGCAATCCAATTTTTCCGCGCCCGACGACTTCTATGAACAGCTCATCGAGGCGCACCGCGACTTGAGCACAGAGCAAAGCCACGCCATGAACGCCGCGCTGGTCCTGCTGCTGTCCAACCACATCGGCGATCTGGGCGTGCTTGCCCAGGCTCTGGAAACAGCCCGCAACACCGTGCAGTCCGCCGACTGACATTTTTCAGGAATTCCCGCCATGAGCACACTGCAATATCAGACCGGCTTCGGCAACAACTGTTCCACCGAGGCGCTGCCCGGCGCACTGCCCCAGGGCCGCAACTCGCCGCAAACCTGCCCTTACGGCCTGTATGCCGAGCAGCTGTCCGGCACCGCATTCACCGTGCCGCGCGCCGAAAGCCGCCGTTCCTGGCTTTACCGCATCCGTCCGGCGGCGCTGCAGAAGGCGTTCGAACCGTTCGACGGCGCAAAACGGTGGACCAGCCGCTACGGCGACGGGCCCGTCACGCCCAACCGCCTGCGCTGGAATCCCGTGGACATCCCCGCCGAGCCCACGGATTTCATCGAAGGCATGCAAACCTGGGCCGGCAACGGCCACAGCGACGACCTGAGCGGCGTCGGCATCCATTTGTATGCCGCCAACCGGTCCATGAAGGACCGCTACTTCTACAACGCCGACGGCGAGATGTTGATCGTTCCGCAGCAAGGCCGCCTGCGCCTGGCCACCGAGCTGGGCCTGATCGATGTCGAACCCTGCGAGATCGCAGTCATTCCCCGGGGCGTTCGCTTCCGCGTCGAATTGCCGGACTCGTCGGCGCGCGGCTATATGCTGGAGAACTTCGGCGCCACCCTGCGCCTGCCCGAACTGGGTCCCATCGGGTCCAACGGCCTGGCCAATGCGCGCGACTTCAAGATTCCCGTCGCCTGGTACGAAGACCGCGAGGGCGAGTGCGAACTGATCGCCAAGTTCACCGGCGGCTTCTGGCGCACGACGCTGGGCCATTCGCCGCTGGACGTGGTCGCATGGCACGGCAGCAACGCGCCCTACAAATACGACCTGCGCCTGTTCAATACCATAGGCTCCATCAGCTACGACCACCCCGACCCCTGCATTTTCACCGTGCTGACC is a genomic window containing:
- a CDS encoding MBL fold metallo-hydrolase, with translation MSKQFASHADLDDKVVSFEKLSDNAYAYTAEGDPNTGIIVGDESVMVIDTQATPVMAQDVIRRVREVTDKPIKYILLSHYHAVRVLGASAYNAQEIIASRDTYDLIVERGEQDKASEIGRFPRLFRNVESVPPGLTWPTITFDGEMTVNLGNLEVQILQVGRGHTKGDTIAWLPEQRILFAGDLVEYQSTPYAGDCYFREWPHTLDTLAEFNAEKMVPGRGPALKSADEVRKGLAGTRAFLTDLYTCVNTGVAEGKDLKAIYRETYDFMKPRYADWVIFDHCMPFDVSRAYDEATGYDDPRIWTAERDIEMWKQLEGQ
- the mutM gene encoding bifunctional DNA-formamidopyrimidine glycosylase/DNA-(apurinic or apyrimidinic site) lyase; amino-acid sequence: MPELPEVETTRRGIATIMPGHVLERFVVHEPRMRWPIPADLPDRISGRTVLACERRGKYLLINFDHGTQIIHLGMSGSLRRTPQNEPRRKHDHAEWIFGHARFLLHDPRRFGAVLWHDAADGPIAAHPLLATLGIEPFDERFTPDYLYGKLRGKTLSIKQALLAGHIVVGVGNIYASEALFRARINPRTPAGTVSRARCAALAAAVRQTLSEALESGGSTLRDYVNATGQPGAYFEMHAAVYEKAGQACIECSTPIRRIVQGQRASYFCPKCQRR
- a CDS encoding DUF2783 domain-containing protein; protein product: MNRLNTQSNFSAPDDFYEQLIEAHRDLSTEQSHAMNAALVLLLSNHIGDLGVLAQALETARNTVQSAD
- a CDS encoding FAD-dependent oxidoreductase; the encoded protein is MGDIDYQALEFDYAPRSAPDTARHAVAVVGAGPVGLSMALDLAQRGLKVVVIDDDYRLSTGSRAICFAKRTLDVWDRLGVGERMVQKGISWNVGRVYFKGDEVWRFDLLPEQGHRRPAFINLQQYYCEGFLYEQAAGHPNIELRWKNKAVAVEQRDDHVALTVDTPDGPYTLAADWLVACDGARSPLRKMIGQESHGRVFRDRFLIADVRMQADFPTERWFWFDPPFHPGQSVLLHSQPDNVWRIDFQLGWDADPVQEVKPENVIPRIQALLGKDTRFELEWVSIYTFACERMDSFRHGRIVFAGDAAHRVSPFGARGANSGVQDADNLGWKLALVSQGLAPETLIDSYAAEREQAADENILNSSRSTDFITPKSEISLLFRNTVLKLAQHHDFARKLVNSGRLSMPTSYTASSLNTPDTADFSGAPPLGGVAPDGPITIDGQLDWWLGQLSGRFVLALFCNTGIPDADALRELAGLQDDPLGLKLLLVLSPALAQRAPDGYACVVDRQMTLARRYDAVQGACYLIRPDQHIAARWREADAPSIRNALRRATCSPMEARP
- the hmgA gene encoding homogentisate 1,2-dioxygenase, giving the protein MSTLQYQTGFGNNCSTEALPGALPQGRNSPQTCPYGLYAEQLSGTAFTVPRAESRRSWLYRIRPAALQKAFEPFDGAKRWTSRYGDGPVTPNRLRWNPVDIPAEPTDFIEGMQTWAGNGHSDDLSGVGIHLYAANRSMKDRYFYNADGEMLIVPQQGRLRLATELGLIDVEPCEIAVIPRGVRFRVELPDSSARGYMLENFGATLRLPELGPIGSNGLANARDFKIPVAWYEDREGECELIAKFTGGFWRTTLGHSPLDVVAWHGSNAPYKYDLRLFNTIGSISYDHPDPCIFTVLTSPSDTPGAANMDFAIFPPRVLAMENTFRPPWFHRNIAGEFMGLIQGVYDAKADGFSPGGASLHNCMSPHGPDAETFEKASAADLSEPTRIRDTMAFMFETRRVIRPTAAALSSPTLQTDYDDAWSGIQKHFDPSKP